A single Nostoc sp. PCC 7107 DNA region contains:
- a CDS encoding CP12 domain-containing protein yields MMKAEDIMTKDVITIRGSATVAEAVRLMKDKNLRALVVDRRYDNDAYGMVSETDIVYKVIAYGKDPKLVRVYEIMSKPCIVVNPELSVEYVARLFANTGIRRAPVIQSKLLGIISITDILTKSNFVEAPITMRLEEKIQKAVEAARAICTQYGAYSKACAAAWDEVEELQAEAAHQKAEGMVSAKGSFEEYCRENPNAPECRNYKP; encoded by the coding sequence ATGATGAAAGCTGAAGATATCATGACCAAGGATGTGATTACCATTCGTGGGTCAGCAACTGTCGCTGAAGCAGTTCGCCTAATGAAAGACAAAAACTTGCGTGCTTTGGTTGTAGATCGTCGCTATGATAATGATGCCTATGGCATGGTTAGCGAAACAGATATTGTCTATAAGGTAATAGCCTACGGTAAAGACCCTAAACTAGTGCGGGTTTATGAAATTATGAGTAAACCTTGTATTGTTGTCAATCCTGAATTAAGTGTTGAATATGTAGCGCGGTTATTTGCCAACACTGGTATTCGCAGAGCGCCAGTCATTCAAAGTAAATTGTTAGGCATTATCTCGATTACTGATATTTTGACTAAGAGTAATTTTGTAGAAGCCCCAATAACAATGAGGCTAGAGGAAAAAATTCAAAAAGCGGTTGAAGCAGCCCGCGCCATTTGTACTCAGTATGGCGCTTACTCTAAAGCCTGTGCGGCTGCTTGGGATGAAGTAGAAGAACTACAAGCAGAAGCCGCCCATCAAAAAGCGGAAGGTATGGTTTCGGCTAAAGGTTCTTTTGAAGAATACTGTCGGGAAAATCCTAATGCGCCAGAATGCCGGAACTATAAACCTTAG
- the gatC gene encoding Asp-tRNA(Asn)/Glu-tRNA(Gln) amidotransferase subunit GatC, producing the protein MIDREQVHKVALLARLDLTPAEEEQFTTQLGSILNYVEQLGELDVSDVLPTTRAIDVSNVTREDELIPYPDRDAILESAPEQEGEFFKVPKILNSEE; encoded by the coding sequence ATGATTGACCGTGAGCAAGTTCATAAAGTAGCTCTTCTCGCTCGGTTAGACTTGACACCAGCCGAAGAAGAGCAATTCACCACTCAGCTAGGAAGTATTTTGAATTATGTGGAACAGCTAGGTGAGCTAGATGTTAGTGATGTGCTACCAACTACACGAGCAATTGATGTTAGCAATGTGACGCGAGAGGATGAGTTAATACCTTATCCTGACCGAGATGCTATCCTCGAAAGTGCGCCAGAACAAGAAGGCGAATTTTTCAAAGTACCGAAAATTCTTAACAGCGAGGAGTAG
- a CDS encoding photosystem I assembly protein Ycf3, which translates to MPRTQKNDNFIDKSFTVMADIILKILPTNRKAKEAFVYYRDGMSAQAEGEYAEALEYYEEALTLEEDSNDRSYIFYNMGLIYASNGNHQKALELYHKAIELNPRIPQALNNIAVIYHYQGEKAKEAGDHDGGEALFDQAADYWIRAIRMAPNNYIEAQNWLKTTGRMQIDVFF; encoded by the coding sequence ATGCCAAGAACACAGAAAAACGATAACTTTATTGACAAATCTTTTACCGTCATGGCGGATATCATTCTCAAGATTCTGCCAACTAACAGAAAAGCTAAAGAAGCATTTGTTTATTACCGAGATGGAATGTCGGCACAAGCTGAAGGGGAATATGCCGAAGCATTAGAATATTATGAAGAAGCCCTAACACTAGAAGAAGACTCCAACGATCGCAGTTATATTTTCTACAATATGGGGCTAATTTATGCCAGTAACGGCAATCATCAAAAAGCTTTAGAACTTTATCACAAAGCAATTGAACTCAACCCACGCATACCCCAAGCCTTGAATAACATCGCAGTAATTTATCATTACCAGGGCGAGAAAGCTAAAGAAGCAGGAGATCATGACGGTGGTGAAGCCTTGTTTGACCAAGCCGCAGATTATTGGATTAGAGCCATACGAATGGCTCCCAATAACTACATTGAAGCTCAAAACTGGCTGAAAACTACTGGGCGGATGCAAATTGACGTATTCTTTTAG
- a CDS encoding SOS response-associated peptidase — translation MCGRFTLNQSADALSKAFHLQQIPDLAAQYNIAPTQMVPTVLHSPTSKQDEFQQLRWGLIPGWAKDAKMGVKLINARAETVAEKPAFRAAFKRRRCLVIADGFYEWQKQQGKKQPFYFRLEHGQPFAFAGLWEMWHSPEGEKIASCTIVTTTANALLEPIHDRMPVILAPEDYDLWLDTQVQTPEKLQPLLYPYPAEAMTAYPVSNLVNKPQHNIPECIIPLGEENTLPNQLN, via the coding sequence ATGTGTGGAAGATTTACTTTAAATCAGTCAGCCGATGCTCTCAGCAAGGCTTTCCATCTCCAACAAATTCCAGATTTAGCTGCTCAATATAACATTGCACCTACACAAATGGTGCCAACAGTGCTACACAGCCCCACCAGTAAACAGGATGAATTTCAACAGTTACGTTGGGGTTTGATTCCGGGCTGGGCAAAAGATGCAAAAATGGGAGTAAAGCTAATTAACGCCAGAGCCGAAACAGTGGCAGAAAAACCAGCTTTTCGTGCAGCTTTTAAGCGCCGACGTTGTTTGGTAATAGCTGATGGCTTTTATGAGTGGCAAAAGCAACAAGGTAAAAAACAGCCCTTTTATTTTCGCCTGGAACATGGCCAACCCTTCGCTTTTGCGGGATTATGGGAGATGTGGCACTCACCGGAAGGAGAAAAAATTGCCTCTTGTACCATTGTGACAACAACAGCTAACGCATTGTTAGAGCCAATCCATGACAGGATGCCAGTTATTTTGGCTCCCGAAGATTACGATTTGTGGCTAGATACGCAAGTACAAACGCCAGAAAAACTTCAGCCACTACTATATCCCTATCCCGCTGAAGCAATGACAGCTTACCCAGTGAGCAATTTGGTCAATAAGCCCCAGCACAACATTCCAGAATGTATTATCCCCCTTGGTGAAGAGAATACTCTCCCAAATCAGTTAAATTAA
- a CDS encoding glutathione S-transferase family protein, producing METLRLYDFLPSGNGYKIRLLLSQMGIPYERIEVNILKGESRTPEFLSKNPNGKIPILEVEAGKYLTESNAILAYLSEYTEFLPYDRFLKAQVFQWLFFEQYSHEPYIATSRFWISILGKAEEYQAALAQKQEPGYAALSVMEKHLQSHLYFVGDRYTIADIALFAYTHVADEGGFDLSRFPAIQRWIERVKAQPRYISITYQPMPQETEFC from the coding sequence ATGGAAACGCTACGTTTGTACGATTTTTTACCCTCTGGTAATGGCTATAAGATACGTCTTTTATTATCACAAATGGGTATTCCCTATGAAAGAATCGAGGTGAATATCTTGAAGGGAGAAAGTCGGACACCTGAATTCTTAAGTAAGAATCCTAATGGCAAGATACCTATTTTGGAAGTTGAAGCAGGAAAGTACTTAACAGAATCAAATGCCATATTGGCTTATCTCAGTGAATACACAGAATTTTTACCTTACGATCGCTTTTTAAAAGCACAGGTTTTTCAATGGTTATTTTTTGAACAATACAGTCATGAACCGTATATTGCCACATCCAGATTTTGGATTTCCATTTTAGGCAAAGCAGAAGAATATCAGGCGGCTTTAGCACAAAAGCAGGAACCTGGTTATGCAGCATTAAGTGTGATGGAAAAGCATTTGCAATCTCATCTATATTTTGTTGGCGATCGCTATACAATTGCTGATATTGCTTTATTCGCTTATACCCATGTAGCCGATGAAGGTGGCTTTGATTTATCCAGATTTCCAGCTATTCAAAGATGGATAGAACGCGTTAAAGCTCAACCTCGATACATCAGCATTACATATCAGCCAATGCCTCAAGAAACTGAGTTTTGCTAA
- a CDS encoding thioesterase family protein, with product MQLFKTLLRVRHYEMDALGHVNNAVYQNYLEQAAIEHSEHLGATLEVYRELGGVFVMRRVEIDYLRPAVAGDTLEVTTWLKEMRGTRAVRRYEIRKQNEDDLLVTAEALWVWVDAKTMRPRPIPNRLSDKFLQTQNLSATE from the coding sequence ATGCAATTATTCAAGACTTTACTCCGTGTCCGGCACTATGAAATGGATGCGTTGGGACATGTGAATAATGCCGTCTACCAAAACTATTTAGAACAGGCGGCTATTGAACACTCAGAACATCTCGGTGCAACTTTGGAAGTTTACCGAGAGTTGGGTGGTGTATTTGTAATGCGACGAGTAGAAATTGACTATCTCCGGCCAGCCGTGGCAGGTGATACTCTGGAAGTTACCACCTGGTTAAAAGAAATGCGTGGTACCCGCGCTGTTCGACGCTACGAAATCCGCAAACAAAACGAAGATGATTTATTAGTCACAGCTGAAGCCCTTTGGGTGTGGGTAGATGCCAAAACTATGCGACCAAGACCAATACCTAACAGGCTTTCCGACAAGTTTTTGCAAACTCAAAACTTGAGTGCAACTGAATAA
- a CDS encoding toxin secretion, membrane fusion protein, producing the protein MKDISVKHRQMATICHKVKLKQQKSDFAYWQTQSYQSRLEALEQIRQEYHSCKDNSAESRLQRVYTISQR; encoded by the coding sequence ATGAAAGATATCTCAGTAAAACATCGCCAAATGGCAACAATTTGTCATAAAGTTAAACTTAAGCAGCAAAAAAGCGATTTTGCTTATTGGCAAACTCAATCTTATCAATCCCGACTTGAAGCCTTAGAGCAAATTCGCCAAGAATATCATAGTTGTAAAGATAATAGTGCTGAATCAAGACTTCAAAGAGTTTATACAATTTCTCAACGATAA